One genomic window of Deinococcus sp. QL22 includes the following:
- a CDS encoding NPCBM/NEW2 domain-containing protein encodes MHPRLTRSLLVGSALILWLTACGQSPSSGTANPYAGGASYPWSYTASPHQLTPLSLTAGENNLYYEPILAAHNSWGPIEIDRSNGEQQAGDGKTLTLNEVTYARGYGTHAGSELRFSLKGTDATCTRFTSQIGLDDEVGSKGSVVFQVYLDGQQAYDSGTMTGASVTKTVSLDITGKQELRLVVTDAGDGIDYDHADWAKPLIFCVATTPPNPTPGNGSLDVSFQRLPDYPYGFDGALAPDGKILIRGSDRTTRQNPDGTLSFGSDEVTRYTSDGTVDATFGQGGRIVLEPRYETFSDQKLLVQPDGKVLINVRPASQNSQVSFVEIKRYRADGSLDPGYGQQGTVATNFFVRTMALQADGKLIIAGSELGGGWLVQRLNTNGTLDTGFGVNGRVTSVFPDTSGRLSYGATPWESVVQANGKILVVGDAAFEQVSGGRNTFSQRELALARYNPDGTPDVTFSGDGLLRDAFIRSSENYLNHPYAVAIQANGNILVGGLALVESSVEQERFFGGALVRYTPGGTRDSAFASGGVALFLNDGPAPCRTIEAVALQQDGKILVTGPYSSGTPNNSYQACAKRLQPTGAQDTSFDPTAAQTSSGQATLVQPDGRVLFGLHNMVRVWP; translated from the coding sequence ATGCATCCACGACTCACCCGTTCCCTGCTGGTCGGAAGCGCCCTCATCCTCTGGCTGACCGCCTGCGGTCAGTCTCCCTCATCTGGTACCGCCAATCCGTATGCAGGTGGAGCGAGTTACCCCTGGTCATACACCGCCTCTCCACACCAGCTCACGCCACTGAGCCTGACCGCAGGAGAAAACAACCTGTACTACGAGCCGATCCTCGCTGCCCACAATAGTTGGGGCCCCATCGAGATCGACCGCTCCAACGGCGAGCAACAGGCTGGAGACGGCAAGACGCTCACCCTCAACGAGGTCACCTACGCCCGTGGATACGGCACCCACGCGGGCAGCGAGTTGCGCTTCAGCCTCAAAGGCACAGACGCGACCTGTACCCGCTTCACCAGCCAGATCGGCCTAGACGATGAGGTGGGCAGCAAAGGCAGCGTGGTGTTCCAAGTCTATTTGGATGGCCAGCAAGCGTATGACAGCGGCACCATGACCGGAGCGAGCGTGACCAAAACGGTGAGCCTCGATATTACGGGGAAACAGGAATTGCGCCTGGTGGTCACCGATGCGGGCGACGGCATCGACTACGACCACGCCGACTGGGCCAAACCCCTGATCTTTTGCGTGGCCACCACGCCCCCCAACCCCACGCCTGGCAATGGCAGCCTCGACGTGAGCTTTCAGCGCCTTCCAGATTACCCCTATGGATTCGACGGCGCCTTAGCACCGGATGGCAAGATCCTGATCCGGGGCAGTGACCGGACAACCCGGCAAAACCCCGATGGCACTCTCAGCTTCGGGAGTGACGAGGTGACACGGTACACCTCCGATGGCACTGTTGACGCCACCTTTGGGCAGGGTGGACGCATCGTGTTGGAGCCGCGTTACGAGACTTTCAGTGACCAAAAACTGCTGGTTCAGCCTGATGGCAAAGTGCTGATCAACGTCAGGCCAGCCAGCCAGAACAGCCAGGTCAGCTTTGTCGAGATCAAACGCTACCGGGCCGATGGCTCACTTGATCCAGGCTATGGACAACAGGGTACCGTCGCGACGAACTTTTTTGTGCGCACAATGGCCCTCCAAGCCGACGGAAAGTTGATCATCGCCGGGTCTGAACTCGGAGGTGGATGGCTCGTCCAGCGCTTGAACACCAACGGCACGCTGGACACCGGCTTTGGCGTGAACGGACGCGTCACCTCGGTCTTCCCCGACACCAGTGGACGCCTTTCCTACGGTGCAACACCTTGGGAAAGTGTGGTGCAGGCAAACGGCAAGATCCTCGTGGTGGGAGACGCCGCCTTCGAGCAGGTCAGCGGCGGCCGCAACACTTTCAGTCAAAGAGAGCTTGCTCTGGCGCGCTACAACCCGGACGGCACGCCGGACGTGACCTTCAGTGGCGACGGCCTGCTCAGGGACGCGTTCATTCGGTCGAGCGAGAACTACCTGAATCACCCGTACGCCGTGGCCATCCAAGCGAACGGAAACATTCTGGTCGGCGGTCTGGCACTTGTGGAAAGCAGTGTGGAACAGGAACGCTTCTTCGGCGGTGCGCTCGTCCGCTACACGCCGGGCGGCACGCGCGACTCCGCCTTTGCCTCTGGGGGAGTGGCACTGTTCCTCAATGACGGGCCGGCGCCCTGCCGCACCATTGAGGCGGTCGCCCTTCAGCAGGATGGCAAGATCCTGGTCACTGGACCCTATTCCAGTGGCACACCCAATAACTCGTATCAAGCGTGTGCAAAACGTCTGCAGCCCACCGGGGCGCAGGACACCAGCTTTGATCCGACGGCTGCTCAGACCAGTAGTGGACAGGCCACTCTGGTGCAGCCTGACGGCCGCGTCCTGTTCGGCCTGCACAACATGGTTCGTGTTTGGCCCTGA
- a CDS encoding type II toxin-antitoxin system VapC family toxin: MLLFDASALMAYLLNEDGRDQSLQVIASRPCFVSSVTFTELEGKRLCCLNWRHSKLRATAHHV; the protein is encoded by the coding sequence GTGCTGCTCTTCGATGCCAGTGCCCTGATGGCTTATCTGCTCAATGAGGACGGGCGAGACCAGAGTCTGCAGGTGATCGCCAGCCGTCCGTGTTTCGTCAGCAGCGTGACCTTCACCGAGTTGGAGGGCAAACGGTTGTGTTGCCTGAATTGGCGTCACAGCAAGCTGAGGGCAACCGCACACCACGTCTGA
- a CDS encoding GNAT family N-acetyltransferase, with translation MTHFSTSEWPTPQALELLERQILTELAEGLSVADRDELGVGVYDLPGASLVTLTRYPQVLDFNRTINLGVTEPATDETLKSLRARARALGLPNVMVGVVPGAQPDDLKDRLLALGAQPARAWMQVWREAVEVPQDTPEVEVRPVMPDEYGTFGTVMLRGFSMPPDLEPMTRALNGRPGWTNYLARLGGQAVACGSLYVKGGYGWLGNATTLPEFRRHGAQAALIARRITDAARQGAHTVFTQVAEDLPDKPNPSEHNMRKARFLTAYRREHLVLPTDISD, from the coding sequence ATGACGCACTTCTCCACATCCGAGTGGCCGACTCCACAGGCTCTGGAATTGCTGGAACGGCAAATCCTGACTGAGTTGGCTGAGGGATTATCTGTCGCTGACCGGGATGAATTGGGCGTGGGAGTCTACGATTTGCCTGGCGCGTCTCTGGTGACGCTCACCCGGTATCCGCAAGTGCTGGATTTCAACCGCACGATCAACTTGGGCGTAACCGAGCCGGCGACAGATGAGACCTTGAAGAGCTTGCGGGCTCGGGCACGGGCCCTCGGACTGCCGAATGTCATGGTCGGGGTGGTGCCAGGCGCGCAGCCGGACGATTTGAAAGACCGGCTTCTGGCGCTCGGAGCACAACCAGCTCGCGCGTGGATGCAGGTCTGGAGGGAGGCGGTGGAAGTGCCGCAGGACACTCCAGAGGTAGAGGTTCGGCCAGTCATGCCGGATGAATACGGCACATTCGGGACGGTCATGTTGCGCGGGTTCTCCATGCCACCTGACCTTGAGCCAATGACCCGTGCCCTCAATGGGCGACCGGGATGGACAAACTATCTGGCGAGGCTTGGCGGGCAGGCGGTGGCCTGTGGCAGCCTCTATGTGAAGGGAGGGTACGGCTGGCTTGGCAACGCCACCACGCTGCCTGAGTTCCGGCGGCACGGAGCCCAGGCAGCGCTGATCGCCCGCCGGATTACGGATGCAGCGCGTCAGGGTGCCCATACGGTGTTCACGCAAGTGGCCGAGGATTTGCCCGATAAGCCCAATCCGAGCGAGCACAACATGCGCAAGGCCCGATTCCTGACGGCATACCGACGGGAACATCTGGTTCTACCCACCGACATATCCGACTGA
- a CDS encoding family 10 glycosylhydrolase has protein sequence MTHKLTAALLTSLLLAACSPTSEPTEPSQPQELRGLWIDAFGPGIKTSAEIDSLVSTAKAMKVNVLFAQIGRRGDCYCNNAAMPRTDDPAVPAEFDPLADLITKAHAQGIQVHAWIITTAIWNSTTPPSDPAHAFNAHGLGTTGRDNWLMVKNDGTTRGGNDWLLDPGHPDAAEYIRNMYVSVVNNYDVDGIQFDRVRYTDFNPVGGPSTWGYNLTALERYRAETGATGTPLPEDAGWSAWRMQQVTNLVRETALAVKAVKPDVSVNAATITYGAGPASQAEWLESRPYTEVLQDWVTWVKEGYLDVNVMMNYKRDFVADQALWYDQWNQFAASLKPEAPEVHQVSGTAIYLNDQASTVSQINKARLAGLSGWAGYSYRTPDKDVNAGTRTKEEVLPELTARLSGAGGPFEREAHWNRPSAAKLRAVSGQVTVASGPLGGRVVRLLDESGQEVARTQTDGQGRYGFMRLPLGVVQIEVDGVTGLKVTPPSGKVTLLSPTALP, from the coding sequence ATGACCCACAAGCTCACCGCTGCTCTGCTGACTTCTCTCCTCCTTGCCGCCTGTAGCCCCACTTCTGAGCCGACTGAACCTTCACAGCCGCAGGAATTGCGCGGGCTGTGGATCGATGCCTTCGGGCCCGGAATTAAAACCTCGGCGGAAATCGACTCGCTGGTCTCTACCGCCAAGGCCATGAAGGTTAACGTGCTGTTCGCGCAGATTGGCCGCCGGGGCGACTGCTACTGCAACAACGCTGCCATGCCCCGCACCGACGATCCTGCCGTTCCAGCCGAGTTTGATCCCCTGGCCGACCTGATTACCAAGGCCCATGCCCAGGGCATTCAGGTTCATGCCTGGATCATCACCACTGCCATCTGGAACAGCACGACGCCGCCGTCCGATCCGGCTCACGCCTTCAACGCCCACGGCCTGGGAACAACTGGCCGGGATAACTGGCTGATGGTCAAAAACGACGGCACGACACGCGGCGGCAACGACTGGCTGCTGGATCCCGGGCACCCGGACGCGGCGGAATACATCCGCAACATGTACGTTTCTGTGGTCAATAACTATGACGTGGACGGCATTCAGTTCGACCGCGTCCGCTACACCGACTTCAACCCGGTGGGCGGTCCCAGCACCTGGGGCTACAACCTCACCGCGCTGGAGCGCTACCGTGCCGAGACCGGTGCAACTGGCACGCCGCTGCCAGAAGACGCGGGTTGGAGTGCCTGGCGCATGCAGCAGGTGACCAACTTGGTGCGCGAAACAGCCCTGGCCGTCAAGGCTGTCAAGCCCGATGTCAGCGTGAACGCCGCGACCATTACCTATGGTGCCGGGCCTGCCAGCCAGGCCGAGTGGCTCGAAAGCCGCCCCTACACCGAGGTGCTGCAGGACTGGGTCACCTGGGTCAAGGAAGGGTACCTGGACGTGAACGTCATGATGAACTACAAGCGTGATTTTGTCGCAGACCAGGCCCTGTGGTACGACCAGTGGAACCAATTCGCTGCCTCACTCAAGCCGGAAGCGCCGGAAGTTCATCAGGTCAGCGGCACCGCCATCTACCTCAACGATCAGGCCAGCACAGTCAGCCAGATCAACAAGGCACGTCTGGCCGGGCTGAGCGGATGGGCCGGGTACTCCTACCGTACCCCGGACAAGGACGTGAATGCTGGAACCCGAACCAAAGAAGAGGTGCTGCCGGAACTGACGGCCAGGCTGTCTGGCGCAGGTGGGCCCTTCGAGCGTGAGGCCCACTGGAACCGTCCCAGTGCAGCAAAACTCCGTGCAGTCAGCGGACAGGTGACGGTCGCCAGCGGCCCACTGGGTGGCCGGGTGGTGCGGTTGCTCGACGAGAGTGGTCAGGAAGTGGCCCGAACGCAGACCGACGGGCAGGGCCGCTACGGATTCATGCGGCTGCCGCTGGGTGTGGTTCAGATCGAAGTTGACGGCGTCACTGGCCTGAAGGTCACGCCCCCGTCCGGAAAGGTCACCCTGCTCTCTCCCACCGCTTTGCCCTGA
- a CDS encoding DDE-type integrase/transposase/recombinase, with the protein MSVIQHAVWLSYRFPLRDWNGQDLLRPRGTLVSHQTLCEWCITQFFSQGRRQREPRRGCRWPVDELCITVEGSRTLAWRAVDEQGFILDSLLQRHRDTDAAIPVLTKLLGEYSVPEVIHTDHLRSDGAAIRKGSS; encoded by the coding sequence ATGAGTGTCATTCAGCATGCGGTTTGGCTGTCGTACCGCTTTCCTCTCCGTGATTGGAACGGTCAAGACCTGCTCCGTCCGCGCGGCACACTGGTCAGCCACCAAACCCTGTGCGAGTGGTGCATCACTCAGTTCTTCTCTCAAGGACGCCGCCAACGGGAACCCCGACGTGGTTGCCGATGGCCCGTGGACGAACTCTGCATAACGGTGGAAGGCAGTAGGACACTGGCGTGGCGAGCTGTTGACGAGCAGGGCTTCATCCTCGATAGCTTGCTGCAACGGCACCGCGATACTGACGCCGCAATACCCGTTCTGACCAAGCTCCTGGGTGAATATTCTGTTCCAGAGGTCATTCATACTGATCACCTGCGGAGCGACGGAGCCGCGATTCGAAAAGGTTCAAGTTGA
- a CDS encoding helix-turn-helix domain-containing protein yields the protein MQLGSRIRARRRHLGLTLKAVSETSGLSVPYLSQIERHQANPTVTSLASIARALGVNLTFFVPEERHETVVTRRDAHTFLHLQELPYRVSSLAGRGTDLQLEPLLIHIQPRFESPPNSHLGEEFLHVLQGHLILTVGAERFELGPGDSAHHPSTTPHAWANPSEIQTLLLWIGTPRLF from the coding sequence ATGCAGTTGGGATCGCGAATCCGTGCGCGTCGGCGACACCTCGGGTTGACCCTCAAGGCTGTCAGTGAAACCAGTGGGCTGTCTGTCCCCTACCTCTCGCAGATCGAGCGGCATCAAGCCAACCCTACCGTCACGTCGCTCGCCAGTATTGCCCGCGCTCTGGGCGTGAATCTGACTTTTTTCGTGCCAGAAGAGCGGCATGAAACCGTCGTGACCCGCCGCGACGCGCACACGTTTCTGCACTTGCAGGAGCTGCCCTACCGGGTCAGCAGCTTGGCTGGCCGGGGCACCGATCTTCAGTTAGAGCCGCTGCTGATTCATATTCAGCCCCGCTTCGAATCGCCGCCCAACAGCCATCTTGGCGAAGAGTTTTTGCATGTGTTGCAGGGCCATCTGATCCTCACGGTTGGAGCAGAGCGCTTTGAACTCGGCCCTGGCGACAGCGCTCACCATCCCAGCACCACGCCCCACGCCTGGGCCAATCCCAGTGAGATCCAAACGCTTCTCCTCTGGATTGGAACGCCCCGGTTGTTTTAG
- a CDS encoding cupin domain-containing protein, whose product MERLTLTAQASTGTFQRLPAHTGQLFLPAGTVLPPTSHPQDEISFILSGSLRAVSGDHDYLLRGGDVTLIPAGEVHSGEVLEDLTLCYVLLERP is encoded by the coding sequence ATGGAACGGCTCACCCTTACGGCTCAGGCGTCCACCGGCACGTTCCAACGCCTGCCTGCCCACACCGGCCAGTTGTTCTTGCCTGCGGGCACCGTGCTGCCGCCCACAAGCCACCCACAAGACGAGATCTCGTTCATCCTCTCCGGCTCGCTGCGGGCGGTCAGCGGCGATCACGACTATCTGCTGCGCGGCGGCGACGTGACCCTGATCCCGGCGGGCGAGGTGCATTCGGGCGAAGTACTTGAAGACCTGACGCTCTGTTACGTCCTCTTGGAACGACCATGA
- a CDS encoding ABC transporter permease: MSLGWLIRRILLALLAALGVSVLVFTLLRLVPGDVVTQLIGLEGNVSAEQQTEMRRMFGLDQPIWMQFGTWFAALLQGDLGVSLRTDRPVFQDLLLRFPVTLQLTAMALFFAVLVGLPLGILAALRRGQAADLLSSGFVLIGLAAPEFWLAILMILLFSLNLGWFPPNGYVSPTESVGGNLRSMFLPALALSFSLAAATTRIVRASLLDVLSQDYIRTARAKGLRAGTVIMRHALRNAMIPVVTVIGLQVGNLLGGAVIIEQLFGLPGVGRFALEGINLRDYPVVQGAVLWIAMSFVLVNVVVDLLYSVIDRRVVYS, encoded by the coding sequence ATGAGCCTGGGCTGGCTGATCCGGCGCATTCTGCTGGCTCTCCTGGCTGCACTGGGGGTCAGTGTGCTGGTGTTTACCCTGTTGCGGCTGGTGCCCGGCGACGTGGTCACGCAGCTGATCGGCCTTGAGGGAAATGTCAGTGCCGAACAGCAAACAGAAATGCGGCGCATGTTTGGGCTGGATCAGCCGATCTGGATGCAGTTCGGGACGTGGTTTGCCGCCCTGCTGCAGGGAGATCTGGGCGTCAGCCTGCGAACTGACCGACCTGTATTTCAAGACCTGTTGCTGCGCTTTCCCGTGACCCTGCAACTTACGGCGATGGCCCTGTTCTTCGCCGTGCTCGTGGGGTTGCCGCTGGGCATTCTCGCGGCGCTGCGGCGTGGTCAGGCGGCTGACCTGCTGTCCAGCGGCTTTGTCCTGATCGGCCTGGCCGCTCCCGAATTCTGGTTGGCCATTCTGATGATTCTCCTGTTCAGCCTGAATCTGGGCTGGTTTCCGCCCAACGGCTACGTGTCGCCCACCGAATCCGTGGGGGGCAATCTCCGCAGCATGTTCTTGCCTGCGCTGGCCCTCAGTTTCAGTTTGGCTGCCGCCACCACCCGGATCGTGCGTGCCAGTCTGCTGGACGTGCTGTCGCAGGACTACATCCGAACAGCCCGGGCCAAGGGGCTGCGGGCGGGTACGGTCATCATGCGCCACGCCCTGCGCAATGCCATGATTCCCGTCGTCACGGTCATCGGCTTGCAGGTCGGCAATTTGTTGGGCGGCGCAGTCATCATCGAACAACTGTTCGGGCTGCCCGGCGTGGGGCGGTTTGCCCTTGAGGGCATCAATCTGCGCGACTATCCGGTGGTGCAGGGCGCGGTGCTGTGGATCGCCATGAGCTTCGTGTTGGTGAATGTGGTCGTGGATCTGCTGTACAGCGTCATAGACCGCCGGGTGGTGTATTCGTGA
- a CDS encoding ABC transporter permease, with the protein MTVVAGSGAGLAPLSPTRRAVRLFFRTPSGVAGLVLVLIVVAAALLAPVLAPYDPVQYAPIDRMQGPSLRHLLGTDLYGRDLLSRVIFGSRISLSVSLISVTLALLVGGLLGALAGYYLRWVDTLIMRVTDVLLAFPAILLAIALLAFLGGGFWNLTLAIAVAYIAPFARVVRAAVLRTRDTMYVEASTALGASDPRLLWRHVLPNSTGPVLVEVSLRLAYAILGEAALSFLGLGTQPPAPAWGQMIADGRPFLETNPWISIAPGLAIMVTVLGFNLLGDALRDALDPRLSR; encoded by the coding sequence GTGACAGTTGTGGCTGGATCCGGCGCGGGACTGGCTCCCCTCTCCCCCACTCGGCGGGCCGTGCGGCTCTTTTTCCGCACGCCCAGCGGAGTGGCAGGGCTGGTGTTGGTCTTGATCGTCGTGGCCGCCGCCCTCTTGGCCCCTGTGCTGGCCCCCTATGACCCGGTTCAGTACGCGCCCATTGACCGGATGCAGGGGCCATCGCTGCGGCACCTGCTGGGCACCGACCTGTATGGCCGCGATCTCCTTTCGCGGGTCATCTTCGGCAGCCGCATTAGCCTCTCGGTCAGCCTGATCAGCGTCACGCTGGCCTTGTTGGTCGGCGGGTTGTTGGGGGCGCTGGCAGGGTATTACCTGCGCTGGGTCGACACCCTGATCATGCGCGTGACCGATGTGCTGCTGGCCTTTCCCGCGATCTTGCTGGCGATCGCGCTGCTGGCCTTTTTGGGAGGTGGATTCTGGAACTTGACCCTCGCCATCGCGGTGGCCTACATCGCGCCCTTTGCCCGAGTCGTGCGGGCCGCCGTGCTGCGAACCCGCGACACGATGTATGTCGAAGCCAGCACGGCGCTGGGCGCTTCCGACCCCCGGCTGCTGTGGCGGCACGTGCTCCCCAATTCAACGGGGCCGGTACTGGTCGAAGTGAGCTTGCGGCTCGCCTACGCCATTCTCGGCGAAGCGGCACTCAGCTTTCTGGGCCTGGGCACCCAACCGCCTGCTCCCGCTTGGGGCCAGATGATTGCCGATGGCCGCCCTTTTCTGGAGACCAACCCCTGGATTTCTATCGCGCCCGGCCTCGCCATCATGGTCACGGTCCTGGGCTTCAATCTGCTGGGCGACGCGCTGCGTGACGCCCTCGACCCCCGGCTAAGCCGTTAA
- a CDS encoding ABC transporter substrate-binding protein — MPIQHRAVRPLTVTLLLALSGAVVSTAHAQTSGGILRAGMQADPVGLDPHVTEATSTRNQLENVYDTLVAFDASGKIVPSLATRWTASKDGLTWTFTLRSGVKFHNGRALEASDVAYSINRIKNPATKSPRIGDFELVKSVTAPSKSSVVITLSKPFSPLLSKLAFTLNVIVPREAAATLNTRPIGTGPFRFMEYVPQTRMVLRKNPDFWGKDAKGNKLPYLDGITYSYLPDPTARVTALRTGTVDWIEYVPSTDITSLKANAAVNVLGGPAANYRALFLNVNEKPLNDPRVRRAIAYAINNQEIVDVALLGVGGIASAGTTFPTGSYYAKPDPSYGKPNLDRARALLKEAGLPNGFTLNLKVTSTYDFLRIPAEILQAQLAPIGIKVNITALEWSVYLPDILKKNYMATILGESGQGDPDDYLYTPFASDSGGNLTNFKDATIDGWLDQGRQIADAAARKALYAKVQQRLVTLSPMVFLYSSTQYEAARKTVQGYQHFPNTSYIGLRSAWLRR, encoded by the coding sequence ATGCCTATCCAACACCGAGCTGTCCGTCCCCTGACCGTCACACTGCTCTTGGCCCTCTCTGGCGCGGTGGTCAGCACAGCCCACGCCCAAACCTCCGGCGGGATTCTGCGGGCAGGCATGCAGGCCGATCCAGTGGGCTTAGACCCGCACGTCACCGAGGCCACGTCCACCCGCAACCAATTGGAAAACGTCTATGACACCCTGGTGGCCTTTGATGCCAGCGGAAAAATTGTGCCGTCGCTGGCGACCCGCTGGACAGCCAGCAAAGATGGCCTGACCTGGACGTTTACCCTCCGAAGTGGGGTCAAGTTTCACAACGGACGGGCGCTGGAGGCCAGCGACGTGGCCTACTCCATCAACCGGATCAAGAATCCGGCCACCAAGTCCCCCCGCATCGGAGACTTTGAACTGGTCAAGAGCGTGACGGCCCCGAGCAAATCCAGCGTCGTGATCACCCTGAGCAAGCCGTTCTCACCGTTGCTGAGCAAGTTGGCCTTTACGCTGAATGTCATTGTGCCCCGTGAGGCCGCCGCAACACTCAACACTCGCCCCATTGGGACTGGGCCCTTCCGTTTTATGGAGTATGTGCCCCAGACCCGCATGGTGCTCCGGAAAAACCCAGATTTTTGGGGCAAAGACGCCAAGGGCAACAAGCTGCCGTACCTCGACGGCATTACCTATAGCTATCTGCCTGATCCCACGGCCCGCGTCACGGCGCTGCGCACCGGGACGGTGGACTGGATCGAGTACGTGCCGTCCACGGATATCACCAGCCTGAAGGCCAATGCGGCCGTCAATGTGCTGGGTGGCCCCGCCGCCAACTACCGCGCGCTGTTCTTAAATGTGAACGAAAAGCCGCTGAACGATCCCCGCGTGCGGCGGGCCATCGCGTATGCCATCAACAACCAGGAGATCGTGGACGTGGCCCTGTTGGGCGTGGGCGGCATCGCTTCGGCGGGTACCACGTTCCCCACAGGCAGCTATTACGCCAAGCCCGACCCCAGCTACGGCAAGCCCAATCTGGACAGAGCCCGCGCCCTCCTCAAAGAAGCAGGACTTCCGAACGGTTTTACCCTCAACCTCAAGGTGACCAGCACCTACGATTTCCTCCGGATCCCCGCCGAAATCTTGCAGGCGCAGTTGGCCCCTATCGGCATCAAGGTCAACATTACGGCTCTGGAGTGGAGCGTGTACTTGCCCGATATTCTGAAGAAGAACTACATGGCCACCATTTTGGGCGAGAGTGGGCAAGGCGATCCTGACGACTACCTGTATACGCCCTTCGCTTCAGACAGCGGCGGCAACCTGACCAATTTCAAGGACGCCACCATCGACGGCTGGCTGGATCAGGGCCGTCAGATTGCGGACGCGGCGGCACGCAAGGCGCTGTATGCCAAGGTGCAGCAACGCCTCGTAACGCTGAGTCCGATGGTGTTCCTCTATTCTAGCACCCAGTACGAAGCGGCCAGGAAAACTGTGCAGGGCTACCAGCACTTCCCCAATACCAGTTATATCGGCCTGCGCAGCGCTTGGCTGAGGCGCTGA
- a CDS encoding helix-turn-helix domain-containing protein, with protein MRSHSAFSRPSRNHRDRGIDELSVEASGQQQIRRQKARKPSRAASTLRTVFGANLRAVRHAQALSIFDVSQATQVNPSSLAQIERSVGLDVLHALAQVVETPHTWLAQSCRTVP; from the coding sequence ATGCGGTCACACAGCGCCTTCAGCCGCCCAAGTCGGAACCACCGTGACCGTGGGATTGATGAGCTGTCCGTCGAGGCCAGTGGCCAGCAGCAAATCAGGCGGCAGAAGGCCAGAAAACCCAGCCGGGCCGCCAGCACCCTCAGGACGGTGTTCGGGGCCAACTTGCGGGCGGTGCGGCATGCCCAGGCACTGTCTATTTTCGACGTGTCGCAGGCCACCCAGGTGAACCCGTCGTCTCTGGCACAGATTGAGCGCAGCGTGGGTTTGGACGTGCTGCATGCGCTGGCACAGGTGGTCGAGACGCCTCATACATGGCTTGCTCAATCCTGCCGTACAGTTCCCTGA